CTCAATGATATCTTCTAAAGGCTCAACCTTGGCAAAAAGGAAAGGATCTTCTTTCAGGTATTTTTTTATCCGTATCCTAGAAAGCCCTTGAACTAAAAAACGCACACTCCCGTCTGGAAACCTGAGCATCTTCAAGATGGTGCCGGCTGTGCCGATTTTATAGATGTCATCTGGCCCTGGATTCTCTATTTCTGGGTTCTTCTGGGCAAAAAGCCCGATCGCTTTTCCGCCCATTAGAGAATCATCTATCAGCTTAGCATACCTCTGGTCAGTTATCACTAGTGGAATTATCAGCGAAGGAAACACCACGTTCCCACGCAGGGGCAATATCGAAAGCTCATCTGTAAGCTTTTTCATTTCCTCAGATATCTTGGTTTCTTCTCTTAACAAGTTTTACCTCCTCGTCCAACTGGTCTATGCTATGTGTTTCTGCCTATCATTCTGAGTTCGCCGAAGGCGGACGAAGAATCTGTTAAAATCAATTTTTAGAGATTCTTCGTCCTACGGGCTCAGAATGACATAAACACGCCTTTTACCGTGTTCCTTAGAAAACTGCTAATATTGATTTTATCCTTCCTCTATTTCTATCTCTTTTGCTTTTACTTTTTTCCCTTTTCTTTTCTTAATCGTTATCTCCAGAAATCCTTCCTTATACGCAGCGACAATTTCATCCGAGTCGATGTTCTCGGGTAGGTAGATATTCCGCTCAAACATCCCGAAATTTATCTCTTTGTTTCTATACCCGGTTATAGAGGGTTCAGCTTTCTCTTTCCTTTCACCTTTAACAGTCAAGATGTCATCAGAAAGGGTGATGGAAAAGTCTTTCTGTTTCATCCCGGCTATCTCCAGTAAGACTATTACGCCATTCTCAGTCTCAAAAACGTCTGTGGGCGGTCGCCACAATCTCTTGGAGGTTAAAACCGGCGAATGCCCCATTTTGTAGAAATGATCAAAAAGTAAATCCATCTCCTCCTGGATATGCCTGACATCCTTAAAGAAATCTTTTTTGAAATCATCCATAATCTTCTCCTTTATGGAGTGCATTGACCGTGTCAATGCAGTAATAGACGTAGCGTCCTCACTCCTGTGAGGACGAACCTCCGTTGCCACGGGAGTGGCAACGCTACGATCAAACATTAAACCTGAAAAAGATTAAATCTCCATCCTGAACTATGTAATCTTTCCCTTCCAGGCGAACCAGGCCCTTTTCTTTGGCATGATGAATTGAGCCTGCCTCTATTAACTTATCGTAGTTTATCACCTCAGCTTTAATGAACCCCTTCTCCATATCCGTATGCACCGTGCCTGCGGCGCGCAGGGCTTTTGTGCCTGAAGGAATTGCCCAGGCTTTCACCTCATTCTGATTGGCAGTAAAAAAGGAGATAAGTCCCAATAGATTATACGAAGTGCTGATCATCCTGTTTTTGACAGGTTCTTTTAGTCCTAACTCTTTTAAAAAAGACGCTCTGTCTTCTTCCTCTAACTGGGATATCTCCATCTCTAATTTCCCGCAAAATGCTGAGACCTGGCTGTGTTTGAATTTAAGTTTTGAGGAAAAATCCTTTTCCAGTTTTTCCGACTCGGAGAGGTCTTCCTCCCCCAGATTCAGTATTATCAGAATCGGCTTAAAACTCAAAAAACTGTATCCTTTAAGGAGTCTCACCTCTTCAGTTGCGAAATCTAAATCCCTCAAGGGAATCCCTTTTTCCAGAGAAACTTTGCATTTGGTCAAAAGGTCGTACTCCCTTTTTTCCTCAGGAGATTTTGTGGTCTGGTAGCTTTTTTCTAATTTGACCATCCTTTTCTCGATAGTCTCCAGATCGAGAATAGTCAGGTCCAGGTCGAAACTTTCCATGTCTCTCAATGGATTAATGCTGCCAAGTGGATGGATGATATTCTCATCCCGGAAAAGCCTTATCACATAAGCTAAGGCATCCACTCCCCTTAAATGGAAGAAAAGCTCAGCTTCTTTTTCCTTTTCAGAATGACCTGTCTCTGTAAGTTTGACCATCCCGGCAACATCGATATATTCTATCTCTGCTGGAGTCACCTTCTTGGGATTAAACATCTCTGCTATCTTATGAACCCTTTGATCAGGGACTTTCACCACAGCCCGGTTAGGCTCCTTTGAAGAGGAATACTCCCCGGTCTTAGCCTGAGCAGAAGTCAGGGCATTAAAGATAGTTGTTTTTCCCACAAAGGGCAAACCAACGATCCCGATATGCATATTAAGTCTTTATCTCCTTGTTCGTTCGGGAATTGGAATTCCCGAATGCAACTCTTTAAGTGCGGGTCCCTTGCTCGGTCGGGAGTTGTACTCCCGGCCGAATCTCTTGAGCATTTCAGACTTTAATCTCCGCTATACTTTCGTAAACGTAATCCGGTCTTTTCTTTTTGTCAAGCCTCTTCAAAATCGACCGATCATACTTACTTGAAAGGACAAAAGCTGTTTTTATTTTCAGCTTTTTAGCCCCGACTAAATCCGAAAGCGGGTCATCGCTTATCATAAGACAATTTTGCGGTTTGATATCAAGCCTCCTCAATACACTACGGTAGAAATCGATACTCGGTTTACCCATAATAAGACCTCTTTTACCGGAGGCATACTCCAGTGCTCTTACGACAGCTCCGACCGAAGGGGCAATCTCACCTTTTGAATCCTTATAAACCTTATTTGCGTGCAGGGCTACAAGATGAGCATTATTCTCCACTAAAGCTCTGGTAGCAGTTTTCAGCTTCAGAAAATTTAGCTCCCCATCCAGACCCACAACAACAGCTTGAACTGAACTATCCTCTCTGATCTTAATCCTCTCTTTTCCAAGATAACTTTTCAAAGCCTCATTTCCCAGGACAAAACAGGATTTTATCTTTTTCTTTTTCAGCCATTCCCCTGTAACCTTCATACAGGTATCCAAATTCTCTTCTCCCAAGTCGAAACCTTTACTCTTAAGTAAAGGCAGAAGCTCATCCGGAGAGTGAGTGGTGTTATTTGAAACCAGGCTGAATTTCTTCCTTGAGGATTTAACCTTTCTCAGCCATTCAACCACACCTTCCACTGGAGCATAAGACTTATCTTTTACAATCGTCCCTTCAATATCAATTAGGAAACAGTTAATCATAGTATTGGTGGAACAGGCATCTTGCCTGTTCGTAGCGCGACCCTTTAAGGGTCGCTTTTGTGCTTTTGTCATTCTGAGGGAGTTCCCTACAGGGATGACCGAAGGAATCTACCGCAAAATAGAATTGTGCAGATTCTTCGCCCCTACAGGGACTCAGAATGACTCTGAAAAACCAGAGTCAATTTAATATCCCCTAAAATCCTTTGTCAACAACAAAAAACCCTTATAAAAAGATGGAGGTCTGAAGACCTCCGCTATATTTCCAAAAGACTGAATACCTCACAGCTGATTAGCAGGATTAAGTCGAATTTAACCTTGAGGCTGATAAATCCGTTCTGAACATCAGCTTAATCTGCTTAAATCCGCTGTGAATTTCCTCCCTCGGCGAGCCTGAAAGGTTCGCACTACGAAGAACAAATAAGGGAGGTTAGAAAACCTCCCTTAAGAAATCACCGGATTAGAATTACTTCAGGCTTTCACCTGGCGGATACTCGGGTTTAGGCTCTTCCTTCTTTTCCTCTTCTTTTGATTTTGTTTCTTCCTCCTCTTCCTCTTCGGTTTTCTTCTCTAAGAGGTTCTCATCATCTTTTTTCTTGCGGATGATGATATAGGTCAAAGTCTGTCCGACTGAAAGAGTGGCTAAAGCATAGGAGATAACCACAAAAACTATCAAAATGAAGGTTATCCCGATCAAAAAAGCCGCTATCTCTCTTGACCAGTTCAGACCTGCTTCCCATCCCGGCTCTGGGACCAGGTATGCAAACCGGATTCCCGGAAAGATGTTGGAGAAGAAATAAAGAATCGAGGAAGGGACAGTCAGATATCCTAAAGCCCCCTCGATTATCTCGGAGAGTTTATCTTTCATCAAAACCCCGACAGACCAGTTAACTAACTGAACTCCCCGGTAGCAGAAATAACCAAAAACGAAAGCTCCTAATTTTGCCAGAAGACCTGAAAGACCAGTATAGATAAAATACCTCCAGGGCTGGGTCCAGATAGAGGAGAAAAGCTGAACTATGGTCTCGAACACATCCTCTTTAGTCGTGGCAACAATGGCTGGGGTCATAAACAAAGCAATAAAGAAAATGAAAAGAGTATAAGCCGTGAAAAGAGCCACTACGAAGATCGGGACCCCGTAGAAAATCCCCAGGCCTAACTCGCCTACATAGGGTATCTTTCCCAGAAGCCCGATGATTATACCGCAGATCAGTAAAATTATAACCAGGGCTAAGATCGAGAGGGGGGAGAGAAGAACTGTTTTCCAGTTCTTCTTCAGGAATTTGAAGGAGTCCTTGGTAGAATAGAACTCATCTCCTTTGAGCTGTTCGTAGGTGATTTTTCCCACTGCTGCATTCGAAAGAAGAAAGATACAGATGAAAAAAAGGCAGCCGATTATGAATGCCAGCCAGGCTAAAAAACCTGAAAAAGAAAAATCATGCACCGGGAAAAGACCGTAACTTCCCCAGACCTCGGAAAGTCTCCTGTCACTTAAAAGATGAGCAAGATAAGTCAGGATCAAAAAACCCAGATACCCGCAGAGCAACCCTGAGGTCTGGATGAGGAGTTTTTTTCCGGAAAGCGCTAAGCGGGGAGCTCTAAAGATATCCCTGATATCGAAATAGAACTTCTGCACTTAACCTCCTTTTTAAAAGTTAAAAAATGTTATACCTTTTCCTTTTTGCCATACATAATGCTTGCAAGTGTCAAATATTAATAATTTTTAAACAAGCGTTTGTCAAGGAAAAATATCGTTATCTATCATATCTTGCATCCCAGGATAAGGACTAAAACCGGGATTTATCCATTAAAAGTAAATGAATTTATTTTTAACTGGCCCAAGAAGGGAATCATCTAAAAATGTTATTGGAATCGAAAATGAATTTCGCCTCATTTTGATTAAGTTTAATCTTATAAGAAAAAAATCAAAAAATTTCCTTGCTTAAATTGAAAAGAGCGTTTATACTGGTAAAAACTGCACTCGGAAAATTTAGCTTTTTTGATATCCAAAAAGTTATAGTTCTTTGGCTTACTCTCCTTAAAGATACAAGTGAACACCTTTCAAAATATCCTGAAAGGGACTCAATCCCAGACGAAAGGAGGTGAAGTTGAATGGATTATCTCATTGATCCAGAGGAGGTAACAAAGCTGGGAGTTTGCCCGATTTTTAATCCCTGCACCACTTTCTGCAGGATAAAGCCATTATATGGCGTTCCTCCAGTAATTGAGTGATAGAACTCCTCTTAAGAAACCTTTCCTCTCCTTCATATCCTTTTGGGGGAGAGGAACTTTTTTATAGAGATAGTTCAAAGCTTCTTTGCCCTGTTTGAATTAAGGCTGTTTTTAAATAAAGTTTTCGGTTGGGTGAAATTATGCGATTTATAAAACCCTGGCCCTACCTGAATATTATATCAGTTTATTCTGGATACTCTTAGGATAAGGATTAAATTTTTTTTAAACTTTAAAGAAATTTTTCTCTTGCTTAAGCTAAAAAAATCTGTATATTAGCAAAAAACTCGTATAGGAGTTTTTATCTCTGATAACTCTTAAAAAGAAATACTTCTTTTACCCTCATTTAAGATATTTGAAATTAGAAGAAAAAGATTTAGCTGGCTTGCTAGGAACTGAATTTTTGAAATAATTTTCACAGAAGAAAGGAGGTGAATTGAATGGAATATCTCATCGATCCAGAGGAGGTTACCACAGTGGGAGTGTGCCCGAGGTATAATCCCTGCACCACCTTCTGCAAGATAAAACCCTGCTATGGTGTCCCGATAATTGAGATCTAAACTCCTTAGATTGGATTTTTCCTCTCTTCCTATGCAAAATAGGAAGAGAGGAAACCTGATAAGTTGCTTTTGTAATCTGCTAGGGTTTTGTAACTGTTAAGTCCAGAGGAGCTACCTTCTAATTGATAGCTCCCGCTTAGTTATTAGAGGAAAAGAATCGTACAAAAAGATAGATTTTTCAGGAATTCTCAGGATGGGTTCAAAAGAGGAAAAAATAAGGATTCGCGAGAAAAATGATAAACTAAATCAGGAGGAAAGGCCTGCCCAGAAAGAGGTCCTGGAATCGTTTCCGGTGAATGTCATCTCCCCAACCGGAACCAGATGTAATAACCGCTGTATTTTCTGCACTGACCGGTCCCCGGAAACTTTGTCTCATTATTCTGACTTTCCCTTTGAAAAATGGGTAAAACTGTCAGAGCCCTTGGAATATGCCACTTCCTTAGGGCTTTATGGCTGGGGAGAGCCTCTATTTAACCCGGATTATGAGAAGATGTTCGATTACGTGGTAGAAAATTTTGCGGGAATCGAGATAAATATCACCACCAACGGTATCTTGATGAACGGCAAATGGACTGAGAAGTTTTCATCTTATGACAGATTGAGCATAAACGTCTCCTTAAATGCTGCAAATGCCAGAACTTATAAGCTTTTATCCGGAAACGACCAGTTCGACAGGATAATTGAGAATATCAGAAGGATAAAAGACTTAGGGGGAAAAAGGGGGAAAGGTTCACCTGAGATAGTCTTATCCTTTGTGGCCATAAAGGAAAACATTGTGGAATTACCAGATTTTGTAAGATTGGCATCCAATTTAGGGATACGAAGAGTTGTTGTCCAGGACCTGATAATTTTAAACGAGGGATTAAGAGCGCATTCTTTAACCCCTTATGCTGATTTTGCCAAATCGATCTTTTTGGTGTCTTTGGACTTAGCCAAGGAAGAAGGGATTCTATTAATCCCTTTTGTCCCGGTCTATTTTTTACCGACGGATTCAGACGCTTTTGTAGAGGATGGAAAGTTGGAAAGAAAAAACACAGCCGGATTCTGCCATGAGCCCTGGACATATCTTCGAATCTCCTCTGAGGGTGAGATCAAGCCCTGTTGTTTTTCAGATGAGACCATGGGTAATTTATATCAAGAGAAGCTGGCTGAGATCTGGAATGGAAAAAAGTATAGATATCTAAGGAAATATGTGAACTCTCAAGAGCTGCCAGAGGATTGTAAAAGATGTCCCAAAAAAGTAGGTGTAACTCTGTAGATTTAAGAAAGGAAGGTTTTCTTTAAATGAAGAAGTCCAGGTACAGTCATTTTCTTCCAAGAGGCGATGGTAAGGTCATAGCTTATAATTCCTGGACCGGTGGACTGGCTTTAATGGAGGAAAATAAGTATAAAGATTATTGCGACTTGATCTCCAATCCGGAAAAGATCGATTTCCTGTCCCAGAAAGAAGAATACCGGGACTTTGTCTCCAAGCTCAGGCTCGGCCACTTCCTGATAGACGACCCGGTAGACGAGTTCTCCCAATTAGAGCTGAAAAATCGCCTTGACCGTTTTGATACCAGCCGACTGGGATTGATCATCGCCCCGACTTTAGCCTGCAACTTCAAGTGTGAATATTGCTTTGAAGAGGTTAAAAAAGGATCTATGTCCACTGAGACCATTGATTCCCTAGTAGCTTTTGTGGAGGACAAAGCCAAAACTGTGAAGACCTTCTCTGTTTCCTGGTATGGAGGCGAGCCTTTGGTTAGATTCGACCTGCTGGAGGAATTAAGCTTAGCCTTTAGGGATATCTGCGCAGAATATAAGGTGGCTTATGGCGCTGGAATGATGACCAATGGTTACCTTTTAACCAGAGAGATAGCTGCTAAACTTAAGAACTTAGGGGTGAGCTCGATCCAGATAAGTGTAGATGGGCCAAAACAGGTTCACGATAAGAGAAGGCCCTTAGCCAATGGCCAGGGAAGCTATGATGTTATTTTAAAGAATATGACCGATATCAAGGAGATTCTGGATTTGAATCTCAGAGTAAACGTTGATAAGACAACTCGGAAAGAGGATATAGCCGAGCTTTTGACTGACCTGGTCAAGAACAATCTGCAGGAGAAAGTGAATCTCTTCTTCGGAAATGTGGAGGCGGCTAACGAGGTCTGCATAAATATCGCGGAGAACTGTTACGACAATAAAGAGTTCTCCAAAATGGAATATGCTTTACATAACTTAGCCCTGGATTTTGGGTTCAGATTGGAAAAGCTTCCTTCCCCTTTGGCTTCGTACTGTTCTGCTCAGAGTATGAACTCCTATATCGTGGACCCGCAAGGTCTTCTGTATAAATGTTTCAACGATGTGGGTATAATTGAGAGAAGCTGTGGAAATATTAAAACCCCGGTTGATCCTTTCCATCCTAACCTTTTCCCTTTTCTGAACTGGAACCCTTTCAAAAACCAGAGCTGTCAGGATTGCAGTATTCTTCCCTTATGTATGGGTGGATGTCCTCACCGGATCATCTGGAGAAAAGAAAAATTAGAAAATAACTGTGAATCCTGGAAATACAACCTGAATGAGATGTTGGAGATAATCTGTCAATCTCGTCTAAGACAGAGGAAAAAAGCCTAAGAAAGGAAAAACTTATGAGTGAATTCAAACTTTACCCCTCCAATGCAGTTTGGGAGATAACCTTTTTGTGCAATATGAGGTGTCTTCATTGTGGCACCGCAGCCGGGGAAAAAAGAAAAGATGAGCTTAATACTGAAGAAGCCCTGAAGTTAATTGATGATTTAGCAGAGTTAGGATGCGAGTTTTTAACTCTGTCCGGTGGTGAGCCTCTTTTGCGAAAGGATTGGAAAGAGTTAGCCAGGAGGCTGAAAGAAAGAAAAGTAAAGCTGGGGATAGTGACCAATGGCTGGTGCGTGAACGAGGAAGTGGCGAGAGATTTCAAAGAGATCGAAATGAATATGGTGGGAGTGAGCTTCGATGGAACTGAAAAGACTCATGATATGATCCGGCGAACCAAAGGAAGCTATAAAAAAGCTTATCAGGCTTTGAAAATGATAAAGGAAAGCGGCCAGAAAGTCTGCGCCTTAACCCAGGTATCCAAGCTTAATCTTGAAGAATTGGACCTTATTTACCAAGACCTTTTAGATATTGGTATTCCCTTGTGGAGAATCCAGATGACCACCTCCACTGGCAGGATGTGTGAGATGAGAGATGGGTCTATGACGCCTGAGGATATGCCGGAGTTGGCTCGCAAGATTATAGAGATCCGAGATGAGAAGAAAATCGAGATAGACGTAGGGGAAAATATAGGGTACTACGGCGAATTAGGGGACGATCTATGGAGAGGTTACCCGTATTTAGGATGCTATGCCGGGTGCCGGGTGATAGGGATAGAGAGTAACGGGAATATCAAGGGATGCCTTTCGATGCCAGAGGAGTTTGTGGAGGGGAATATCAGACAAAGACCCCTGAAGGAGATCTGGTTTGATATGTCTCTTTTCTCTTATAACCGTCAGTTCTCACCGGATAAAGCTGAGGGTTTTTGCAAGGACTGTCCTCATCTGAAAATGTGCCGCTGTGGCTGTTCTACCACAGCCATAGGCTCCTCAAGCTCAAGATTCAATAATCCTTACTGCCTGTATAGAATCGAGATGGAAAGCAAAAAGAATGCTTAAATGTAGTGGTTCGATTTATCGAACCCGAATTGGCTTTCCCCTCTCCTTTTTAAGGAGAGGGTTAGGGTGAGGTTATGTATTGCACCTCGCATTTAAGCAGGATGGAAAAATCATTCACAGCAGATGGAACAGATTAAGCAGATGAGAATAATTAATATCAGCTTAATCCGCTCAATCAGCTGTGAGGTTCTCTGTGCCCGTTGGGTCCCCTGACCCAACGGAAAAGCTAAATTCACTTAACTCGCCAGGTCAGAGGACCTGGCGAGCACTACGAAACCATATTGGAAAAATGAACCATCCTAAAAAAATTCTTCTCCTTTTCCCCTCGATTTTCTATTTTCCCCAGGAATTAGAGCGGGTTGAGGTAAAATCCCAGCTTCTCTATCTTTATTCTTATCTAAAGCCACATTTTGATGTAAAGATCGTCGACCTGGAGACTGAGATCGGAAGGCCCAATAGCCGGGTGACCATAAGAAGGTTTAAGGAAAAAGCAAAGGCTTTTTTGAGTCAAATAGACTTCGATATCGTGGGGATCTCCTGCTGGACAAGTCTCTCCTATCAGGCAACTTTGTCCGTGGCCTCCATTTTGAAAGAGATAAATCCTCAGGCAACCCTGATTGTGGGAGGTTATCATCCCAGCGCTGTGCCAGAGGATTTTACCTATCCAGAATCACCTTTTGATTTCATAGTGATTGGCGAAGGTGAGAGAGCTTTTTTGAAGGTCTGCCAGGGGGAAGTGGAAAAAGAGGAAAAACCTGTTATCCTCTCCGGAGAGACAGCCAACTTAAAAGACCTTCCCTTTTTAGATTTAAGCCAGATAACAAATAAGAAAAATGAAAAAGGTAGATACCCTTATCCATTCTATATATATCTGAGCCGGGATTGCCCCTTCTCCTGTAATTTCTGTATGGAGGCGGCCAAGAGAAACCGGGACTGGAGAGAGATGAGCCCGGATAAAGCTATAGACCAGATCCAGAGAATAGTGGATGAATTGAAACCTTATTCTTTAGCCTTAGCTGATGCCTGTTTCGGGATAAACCCTAAATGGAGAAAAGAATTTTTGGGCAAATTTAAAGAGAAAAACTATGATTTCTGGGTCTCCATAGAAACTCTCCCGAATCTTTTGGATTATGAGGATGCAGATCTGCTTTCCGGGTTAAAGGTCGAAGTTCAATTTGGACTGGAGAGCGGTTCGCCAAAAATGCTGGAGATTATGCACAAGGTGAATAATCCTTTAAAGTATCTGGAGTATTTCAAAGAGCTTTCACTCAACTTGAGCCAGAAAAAGGTGCTGCATAGGGCGAACATCATCTTCAACCACCCGGGAGAGACCCACCAGACCGTTATGGAGACGATTGATTTTAT
This DNA window, taken from Candidatus Zixiibacteriota bacterium, encodes the following:
- a CDS encoding Hsp20/alpha crystallin family protein gives rise to the protein MDDFKKDFFKDVRHIQEEMDLLFDHFYKMGHSPVLTSKRLWRPPTDVFETENGVIVLLEIAGMKQKDFSITLSDDILTVKGERKEKAEPSITGYRNKEINFGMFERNIYLPENIDSDEIVAAYKEGFLEITIKKRKGKKVKAKEIEIEEG
- the ychF gene encoding redox-regulated ATPase YchF; its protein translation is MHIGIVGLPFVGKTTIFNALTSAQAKTGEYSSSKEPNRAVVKVPDQRVHKIAEMFNPKKVTPAEIEYIDVAGMVKLTETGHSEKEKEAELFFHLRGVDALAYVIRLFRDENIIHPLGSINPLRDMESFDLDLTILDLETIEKRMVKLEKSYQTTKSPEEKREYDLLTKCKVSLEKGIPLRDLDFATEEVRLLKGYSFLSFKPILIILNLGEEDLSESEKLEKDFSSKLKFKHSQVSAFCGKLEMEISQLEEEDRASFLKELGLKEPVKNRMISTSYNLLGLISFFTANQNEVKAWAIPSGTKALRAAGTVHTDMEKGFIKAEVINYDKLIEAGSIHHAKEKGLVRLEGKDYIVQDGDLIFFRFNV
- a CDS encoding HAD-IIA family hydrolase, whose product is MINCFLIDIEGTIVKDKSYAPVEGVVEWLRKVKSSRKKFSLVSNNTTHSPDELLPLLKSKGFDLGEENLDTCMKVTGEWLKKKKIKSCFVLGNEALKSYLGKERIKIREDSSVQAVVVGLDGELNFLKLKTATRALVENNAHLVALHANKVYKDSKGEIAPSVGAVVRALEYASGKRGLIMGKPSIDFYRSVLRRLDIKPQNCLMISDDPLSDLVGAKKLKIKTAFVLSSKYDRSILKRLDKKKRPDYVYESIAEIKV
- a CDS encoding radical SAM protein — encoded protein: MGSKEEKIRIREKNDKLNQEERPAQKEVLESFPVNVISPTGTRCNNRCIFCTDRSPETLSHYSDFPFEKWVKLSEPLEYATSLGLYGWGEPLFNPDYEKMFDYVVENFAGIEINITTNGILMNGKWTEKFSSYDRLSINVSLNAANARTYKLLSGNDQFDRIIENIRRIKDLGGKRGKGSPEIVLSFVAIKENIVELPDFVRLASNLGIRRVVVQDLIILNEGLRAHSLTPYADFAKSIFLVSLDLAKEEGILLIPFVPVYFLPTDSDAFVEDGKLERKNTAGFCHEPWTYLRISSEGEIKPCCFSDETMGNLYQEKLAEIWNGKKYRYLRKYVNSQELPEDCKRCPKKVGVTL
- a CDS encoding SPASM domain-containing protein, translated to MKKSRYSHFLPRGDGKVIAYNSWTGGLALMEENKYKDYCDLISNPEKIDFLSQKEEYRDFVSKLRLGHFLIDDPVDEFSQLELKNRLDRFDTSRLGLIIAPTLACNFKCEYCFEEVKKGSMSTETIDSLVAFVEDKAKTVKTFSVSWYGGEPLVRFDLLEELSLAFRDICAEYKVAYGAGMMTNGYLLTREIAAKLKNLGVSSIQISVDGPKQVHDKRRPLANGQGSYDVILKNMTDIKEILDLNLRVNVDKTTRKEDIAELLTDLVKNNLQEKVNLFFGNVEAANEVCINIAENCYDNKEFSKMEYALHNLALDFGFRLEKLPSPLASYCSAQSMNSYIVDPQGLLYKCFNDVGIIERSCGNIKTPVDPFHPNLFPFLNWNPFKNQSCQDCSILPLCMGGCPHRIIWRKEKLENNCESWKYNLNEMLEIICQSRLRQRKKA
- a CDS encoding radical SAM protein codes for the protein MSEFKLYPSNAVWEITFLCNMRCLHCGTAAGEKRKDELNTEEALKLIDDLAELGCEFLTLSGGEPLLRKDWKELARRLKERKVKLGIVTNGWCVNEEVARDFKEIEMNMVGVSFDGTEKTHDMIRRTKGSYKKAYQALKMIKESGQKVCALTQVSKLNLEELDLIYQDLLDIGIPLWRIQMTTSTGRMCEMRDGSMTPEDMPELARKIIEIRDEKKIEIDVGENIGYYGELGDDLWRGYPYLGCYAGCRVIGIESNGNIKGCLSMPEEFVEGNIRQRPLKEIWFDMSLFSYNRQFSPDKAEGFCKDCPHLKMCRCGCSTTAIGSSSSRFNNPYCLYRIEMESKKNA
- a CDS encoding B12-binding domain-containing radical SAM protein; translation: MNHPKKILLLFPSIFYFPQELERVEVKSQLLYLYSYLKPHFDVKIVDLETEIGRPNSRVTIRRFKEKAKAFLSQIDFDIVGISCWTSLSYQATLSVASILKEINPQATLIVGGYHPSAVPEDFTYPESPFDFIVIGEGERAFLKVCQGEVEKEEKPVILSGETANLKDLPFLDLSQITNKKNEKGRYPYPFYIYLSRDCPFSCNFCMEAAKRNRDWREMSPDKAIDQIQRIVDELKPYSLALADACFGINPKWRKEFLGKFKEKNYDFWVSIETLPNLLDYEDADLLSGLKVEVQFGLESGSPKMLEIMHKVNNPLKYLEYFKELSLNLSQKKVLHRANIIFNHPGETHQTVMETIDFMKKMMETDNSYLFWAIGDYSHFPGSQIDSNLDYYEKTFGTKIAHPQWWKLEEDQWESCRKVLPSRDFTWEDKDFWQSRVQEIDELLKNSLSKEAFDHVAQRYRFDWR